A genomic region of Thermodesulfovibrio aggregans contains the following coding sequences:
- a CDS encoding helicase-related protein produces MLKEGSIIEGPFWPEPVEVKKIEERSFGFRIIGSTLYSRSHIDHLISHDELGRIKKRELTLTFTGNAEEVFLAVECLRFQYASIFDAFLAMNISKIDPLPFQIDAVYGYVLKLPKVRFMIADDPGAGKTIMAGLIIKELKLRGIINRILIVVPGHLKDQWRRELKEKFQETFTVVTRQIMDAHYGENIWERENQIITSIDFAKRDEILNTLTLVHWDLVIVDEAHKMAAYRYGNNFSKTDRYKLGEILSKNTKHLLFLTATPHKGDPENYRLLLDLLEPGFFATSDMVKESIERGDNPLFIRRLKEDLKDFEGKPLFTNRYANTIKFRLSDREKHLYNKVSEYVLSQYNKAIKSVQRRNVVFALLILQRRLASSIYALYCSLKRRKQKLEQLLRETEYEPQSALIGIEKFEDYEDYEESERWEEENKWETLSLATNREELKREIQTLDELINLSEALIKDEEEVKLKELKKAIQEGFRKIEQIGGNRKILIFTESKDTMDYLYEKVKSWGYSVNCIHGGMKLEDRIEAEKIFKNQTEVMVATEAAGEGINLQFCHIMINYDIPWNPNRLEQRMGRIHRYGQQKDVFMFNLVAEDTTEGEVFSKLFDKLEEIKNALGTDKVFDIIGDVFYGKNLYQLIIDAITRAKTIDEIISSIDIKPDEDYIKNIKNLLGESLATKNIDYTRIKEMAEKAKEFRLIPEYVEEYFKKAFDKAGGKYKLRKDGFLTVESIPYEIKQIAADVNFKNSYGTLLNHYPKITFDKEIAFKNPDAEFVSFGHPLFEALLKWINQNYLTTLQQGAVFIDPEGRLNGYLYFYEGEINDGKGDIAGKKLIALYDNGREIKELNPSIIWDLIPASENNKLEMAVKDIDKHEDFVFALIDKYREEILKERQRQAEIKTKYGVSSLKYLISELDADLVELYERQDRGEKVDIVIRNKEERKKHYEQALKNLYRTIEQETNLIISMPKFLGALYVKPAKSEMINDEEIEKIGMQLAIKYEKWHGRIPQDVSGENLGFDIRSKGPDGIRYIEVKARAGEAEVALTPNEWFKAKRFREQYYLYIVANAATSPTLYIVKNPAENLKIYEKVETVRFIVPVEEWKMKKTEEWRQ; encoded by the coding sequence ATGCTAAAGGAAGGGTCAATAATAGAGGGACCATTTTGGCCCGAACCTGTTGAGGTAAAAAAGATTGAGGAGAGAAGTTTCGGATTTCGTATAATAGGTTCGACCCTTTATTCCCGTTCTCATATTGACCATTTAATTTCCCACGATGAATTAGGCAGAATAAAAAAGAGGGAACTTACACTTACTTTTACGGGAAATGCAGAGGAAGTTTTTCTTGCAGTTGAGTGTCTTCGTTTCCAATATGCTAGTATCTTTGATGCCTTTTTAGCAATGAATATCTCCAAGATTGATCCACTTCCTTTCCAGATAGATGCTGTTTATGGTTATGTGCTTAAGTTACCAAAGGTAAGATTTATGATTGCCGATGACCCGGGAGCAGGTAAAACCATTATGGCTGGGCTTATTATCAAAGAGCTTAAACTGAGAGGAATAATCAATCGGATACTCATCGTGGTGCCTGGACATCTAAAGGATCAATGGAGGCGAGAACTCAAGGAGAAATTTCAGGAGACATTCACAGTTGTAACACGTCAAATAATGGATGCTCACTATGGCGAAAATATATGGGAAAGGGAGAATCAGATAATCACATCCATTGATTTTGCAAAGAGAGATGAAATACTTAATACTTTAACTCTTGTTCACTGGGACCTGGTAATTGTGGATGAGGCTCACAAAATGGCTGCCTACAGATATGGAAATAATTTTTCAAAAACAGACAGATACAAACTCGGCGAGATATTGTCAAAAAACACAAAGCATCTCTTATTTCTAACTGCCACACCACATAAAGGCGACCCTGAAAATTATCGCCTTTTACTTGACCTGCTGGAACCTGGATTTTTTGCTACTTCAGACATGGTCAAGGAATCAATAGAAAGAGGCGATAACCCTCTTTTCATAAGAAGGCTAAAAGAGGACCTGAAAGATTTTGAAGGAAAACCTCTCTTTACCAATCGTTATGCAAATACAATTAAATTCAGACTCAGTGACAGAGAAAAGCATCTTTACAACAAAGTCTCAGAGTATGTTTTATCTCAGTACAATAAGGCAATAAAGAGTGTCCAGAGAAGAAATGTTGTCTTTGCTCTTCTTATCTTACAAAGAAGACTTGCTTCAAGTATCTATGCTCTTTATTGTTCACTGAAAAGGAGAAAACAAAAACTTGAACAGCTATTAAGAGAAACCGAGTATGAACCCCAATCGGCCCTTATAGGCATTGAAAAATTCGAAGACTACGAAGACTACGAAGAATCGGAAAGATGGGAAGAGGAAAACAAGTGGGAAACTCTGAGCCTTGCTACAAACAGGGAAGAGTTAAAAAGAGAGATTCAAACCTTAGATGAACTTATTAATCTATCAGAAGCTCTCATAAAGGATGAGGAGGAGGTTAAACTAAAAGAGCTCAAAAAAGCAATACAAGAGGGCTTCAGGAAAATAGAACAAATAGGTGGAAATAGAAAAATTTTAATCTTTACTGAATCAAAGGACACAATGGATTATCTATATGAGAAAGTAAAATCGTGGGGATATTCTGTGAACTGTATTCATGGTGGTATGAAGCTTGAAGACAGGATTGAGGCTGAAAAGATATTTAAAAATCAAACAGAGGTAATGGTAGCAACAGAAGCAGCCGGTGAAGGTATAAATCTTCAGTTCTGTCATATAATGATAAACTATGACATTCCGTGGAATCCAAACAGGCTTGAACAAAGAATGGGCAGAATTCATAGATATGGTCAGCAAAAAGATGTATTCATGTTTAACCTTGTAGCTGAGGATACAACCGAAGGCGAGGTTTTCTCCAAGCTTTTTGATAAATTGGAAGAGATAAAAAATGCTCTTGGTACCGATAAAGTATTTGACATAATTGGAGATGTATTTTACGGAAAAAACCTTTATCAACTCATAATTGATGCAATTACCAGAGCAAAAACAATTGATGAGATAATAAGTTCCATTGACATAAAGCCTGACGAAGACTACATAAAAAACATTAAAAATCTACTTGGAGAGAGTCTTGCCACGAAAAATATAGATTATACCAGAATCAAAGAGATGGCGGAAAAAGCAAAAGAATTCAGGCTCATTCCAGAGTATGTGGAAGAATACTTTAAAAAAGCCTTTGATAAAGCTGGCGGAAAATATAAGTTAAGAAAAGATGGCTTTTTAACTGTAGAATCTATCCCCTATGAGATAAAACAGATTGCCGCTGATGTGAATTTTAAAAACAGTTACGGTACCTTGTTGAATCATTATCCAAAGATAACCTTTGACAAAGAAATAGCTTTCAAAAATCCAGATGCTGAATTTGTGTCTTTTGGACATCCTCTTTTTGAGGCATTACTTAAATGGATAAACCAAAATTATCTCACAACTCTTCAACAGGGAGCAGTCTTTATAGATCCTGAAGGAAGGCTAAATGGCTATTTGTATTTCTACGAAGGAGAAATTAATGATGGTAAGGGTGATATAGCAGGTAAAAAACTGATAGCTCTATATGACAATGGAAGGGAAATAAAGGAACTTAATCCATCAATCATTTGGGATTTGATACCTGCCAGTGAAAACAACAAATTAGAGATGGCAGTTAAAGATATAGACAAACATGAGGATTTTGTTTTTGCCTTAATTGACAAATATAGAGAGGAGATATTAAAAGAAAGACAGAGACAGGCAGAGATAAAAACTAAATACGGAGTTTCATCTTTAAAATATCTTATAAGTGAACTTGATGCAGACCTTGTTGAACTCTATGAAAGACAGGACAGGGGTGAAAAAGTTGACATTGTTATAAGAAACAAAGAGGAAAGAAAAAAGCACTATGAACAGGCTTTGAAAAATCTATACAGAACGATTGAACAAGAGACCAATCTAATAATATCAATGCCGAAATTTTTAGGAGCTCTATATGTCAAACCGGCAAAATCAGAAATGATCAATGATGAAGAGATTGAAAAGATCGGAATGCAGTTAGCAATTAAGTATGAAAAATGGCATGGTAGAATACCTCAGGATGTATCAGGGGAAAATCTCGGATTTGATATCCGTTCGAAGGGACCTGACGGAATAAGATACATAGAGGTAAAGGCAAGAGCTGGAGAGGCAGAGGTTGCTCTAACTCCAAATGAGTGGTTTAAGGCAAAGAGGTTTAGAGAGCAGTATTATCTCTATATAGTGGCAAATGCAGCAACCTCTCCAACACTTTACATTGTGAAAAATCCTGCTGAAAATCTAAAAATCTATGAAAAAGTTGAAACTGTAAGATTTATAGTGCCCGTTGAAGAATGGAAAATGAAAAAGACTGAGGAGTGGAGACAATGA